Below is a genomic region from Pristis pectinata isolate sPriPec2 chromosome 37, sPriPec2.1.pri, whole genome shotgun sequence.
tcccacagtgtggcgctccctcagtactgcccctcccacagtgtgaccctccctcagtactgcccctcccacagtgtgaccctccctcagtattgcccctcccacactgtggCGCTCCCTCAACACGATACTTCACCCTAGGTTTTTGTGATCGAATACCTCCAGTGTGGTCCAAACCCATAACCCAGAGAAGTGAGTTGGTTGTTGTGAGTCGCTGTTGGTTGCAAAGAGAATTGTCTTCCCTGTGGAGGCGGTGACAGAAAGGGGTGGAATCTGCCCTGTGTTCTACCCCTGGTGCTTTAGACACCCCACCTTGCTCACCCCACTAACATCAGACTATGGTCGCAGCCACTGAGCTAAGCGACTACAAAAGGATTCGgtctcaccctcctccctctccctcacactctctcttaGCCTTCATTGTCCCGCTGAAGAGATAGGAACTGACCATTCCTTGCAATACTATCAGGCAATACTGATGACTCTAAAATAGGTGTCGTAAACAGTGAACAGGAATATCAAGAGTTGCAGCAGGACCTTGATCAGCGGAGtaggtgggctgagaaatggcaaacgaaatttaattcagataaatgcaaagtgttacatttggaAGGATGTCAAGCTGGGACTTTTAAATggaatggaagggccctgggtgCTGTtgcaggacagagggaccttggaatacaggtgcatagttcccttaaagtggggtcacgggtagacagggtggtgaaggcacgctggccttcatcagccagagcactgaatatagaaattgggaggttatgttgcaattgtaaagaggccgcacttggagtattgtgttccgtttcagtcaccctgctctaggaaggatgtgattaaactggaaagagcacagaaaagatttacgaggatgttgccaggacttgagggacggagttatagggagaggttggccgggctGGGACTTtgctccttggagcataggagactgaggggtgatctcatagaggtgtataaaatcatgaggggcatggatagggtgggcgGTGTTTTTTCTGGGGTTGGGGAATTGCAAACTAGAGGACATCgttttaagattagaggtgaaaggtttactaagaacctgaggggcaacttttttcacatagtgggtggtaggtggagccAGAGCAAGATTATTGGTAGATACATTTAACAAGTTTGTGGACAGGtgacaagagtttagaaggatatgggccaagtgctgggaaatggggttAGCTTGAGtttacatcttggtcggcatggacacctatgggccgaaaggcctttcTCCATGACTATATTCAGTGAGCCAGTGATGAGTAACACGTGTCTTTCACAGAGCTCGACTGGTGTTGACCCCACAAACTTTGAACCAACTTTCCCTGCATATCATATATTGGTCCAAAACAAAACTCATTTTAAAGCAGGGTttagaagtaattttttttgtttggttacTCACCACCGAGTTTGAACAGTTACTGGGTTACATTTTAACAGTTTGCAGTCGTGTTCAAACTGAGTGAAATACACCTGTTATTCATCACTGAATATTGTGCAACAGTAAAGCTGGGGCATGAGCAGTCCCCAGGTCCCTCGGCAGCTGAGGGATGGGATGAACGAgacagagggtgagggggagagagagaaagtaggaaggagagaaggagaaagggggGAAAGAGTAAgggtgagagacagagagtgagggagggagggagagggagagagaggatggaGGGAGCACCAcacagtgggaggggcagtgatgagggagcaccacactgtgggaccggtggtgaggagggagctctgctctgtgggaggggctgttttccctgtgaAACAATGAATTAAAGCTCGGACTGCTCTGGATGTAAGGGAGTTGCATCTTTCTCCTGAGGGCCCTGGGACTGACAGTTACCCCTCCCTCGGcgtcacttggctggcagtgagaggggccatCTTGGCagctcaaggtcaaagtcgagtttattgtcatctgcacaagtccgtgtgtgcacagctgcattgaaaaacttacttgcagcagcatcacaggcacagagcatcagataagcagcattcacaataaaaacataaattaaacataagttatacacaatttttacaagaaagaacacaattagaacaaaaaaaaaccaaaaatccattgtagtgcaaagtggtcccagtgttgctgtactgaggcagtgatcagggttgtgccggttggttcaagaaccgaatggttgaagggaagtcgctgttcctgaacctggtccCTGAAGGCAGGAGGTCCTGGCATTGccaccttgctgtttgtgggatcttcctgagCCCCAGTTGGCTGCCGAATCCCCTCCTTCGCAACACTGACCTCCGGCCAGGAAGGGCCAAGTGGTGGAAATGCCCCCTGACCTCTCTCCTCTCTGCCCACAGGTGTCCCGTTGACCTGCCACCTGCCATCACCCGCTGGGCGATGCTTACCACCAGCGGCAGCACCTAGAAGATGTACGAGAATGTCACAAGCCCGCTGGTTGATAATGGGTCGAGCCAAGACCTCCACCACAGCGCCTCGAACTCCTGTAACAACGACGAGTCCTACAAGTACGTCTTCCTGCCCGTGTGTTACACCTACACGTGCATTCTCAGCCTGGCCCTCAACTCCATCATCCTGTGCAGCATCCTCAAGAGACGGAAGGAGTGGAACTGCTCGCTGATCTATATGTTCAACCTGGCCCTGACGGACTTCATGTACGGCCTGTCCTTGCCTTTCCTCATTGCCAGTTACATCATGCACGATGTCTGGGTCTTTGGTGACTTCACCTGCCGCCTGGTGCGATTCCTTTTCTACTTCAATCTCTACTGCAGCATTTTCTTCCTCACCTGCATCAGCTTCCACCGCTACCTGGGCATCTGCCACCCCATGAAGACCATCACCATGGAGACGAAGAAGACCGCCAGGGTGGTGTGCGTGTTGGTGTGGCTGGTGGTGCTAGCCCTGACCAGCCCCATCTTCCACTTCGCCAAGACGGCAGACTCCAACAACGCCACCAACTGCTGGGATGACGCCCTCGACACCGAATACCCGCACTACGTCCCCTATGGGATCATCCTGCACTCGGTGGGGTTCTTCCTGCCCTTCTCCATCATCGCCTGGTGCTACTCCCGTGTGATAAAGACCATCTTCAAGACCATCAACAACGAGGAGTTCAAGTCGGCTGTGCCGGGCTTGGAAAAGCGGAGGAAGTCCATCAAGACTATCCTCACCATCACCCTGCTCTtcgccctctgcttcctgccgtTCCATGTGACCAAGACCATCTTCCTGATCAACAAGGCTGTGCCGGACGTGGCCTGTTCCACCAAGAGGGTGGTCACCATCTGCTACAAGGTCACCAGGCCGCTGGCCAGCTTCAACGCCTGGCTCAATGCCCTCCTCTACTTTCTCACCAAGGACAAGTGGCCCCAGAACTGCCTGAAGCCCAAGAAGAACGATGATTCTAAGTCCTCGTGGAACATCTTCAAACCGTTCAACCATCTGACGTCGCCAGCCTGAGCTGGGCCTGTCAAGGAGAACTCCGGAGGGAATctgtcccctcacccctcccctgcccctgcccctcccgAGGACGGACGACTTCCTCCTGAGTGGTTCCCCGGCCCCATCCCGTCCGATAttcctctttgttttctatccaaCGTGAAAAATTGACTTTGTGGAACTCTCTGCTGTTTAATTGACGCAGTGCGTGAAGTGCCGCAGTCTTACTGGGACCCGCGTTCTTGTGTTGGGGAGGAGGCGGCTTCATGGGGATTGGTTGGACCTGTTACCTCCGACCCCTCCCGACACCATCCCCCTAACCCCCACCCTGACCCACCCCCAATGACTTTTTCAGAGCGTTGTGGAGCTTCTCACAACTGGAGGACATCACAAAACAAGTCTCAGCTCAGTTAAACGTGAAGCCATTATTTAAAGAGTTAGGAGGCATTCtgttttctgccatttcctggccAACCGCATGAGCTGGTGGGGGGATGGTCCttacttgtgcacagcaagctcccgcaactGGCAAACAGATGATCTGCTTTCCTTCCCGGTGGCCTTTTTTTGGTTGAGGTAGTTGACCAGGAGCTCAAAGAGGACTGCCCTCCGCTCCCCCAACTCTGCTTTCAGAGAGACATCATGGGCTTCGTTATCCCCAGAGGACGGACGGATCCTCAGACTATTTCCTCGCTCCAAAGGCAGCATCTTCaggcagtgcggcactccctcgggAAAGGTCATCGGGATTTtcctgtgctcaagtctctgaagtggggGCTTGACCTTGTGACTCAGataagagaggggggagagagagagagagagaaagtcagCAGAGCCTTGGACTCTTGGTTCATTGACTGTCATGGATTCAAAGCTCAATGGTTGTGCCTCTCATCTTCCACATGTTTATTTGCTTGTTACTGTTTATCATTGAACTGGTTAGCTCACAGCCTCACCCACTGACACGTGGACTGGGTCACAGGGATGGGGATCCTAAAACCAGAGTTGGGCCATTAATATGGTGCACACCTAAACCAGAAGCAGATGTCCTCTGCTCAATGGAACACTATCCATTTTGATTTCTGAAATACTTACCTTGTGGAGATCTAATTGTCACGTTCTGAAAGACAAATGTATTATAACGATGGCCATACAATCTAAGTGTTATATAAAGAGGGATATGTAGTGTGCATTGTTTGCTGTATGTTATTCCATCTCCTGATCTCCACAAGGCCCCAagactcgatggagttcaggatgTGGGGGGGGCAAGGGGGCACGGGAATCTCGCTGAAACCTCCCGGATACtaaaaagcctggatagagtggacgtagagaggattcttccatcagtaggagagtccaggatctgagggcacagcctcagaatgaagggacgtccctttagaactgagatgaggaattttttcagccagagggcggtgaatctgtggaattcgttgccacagagggcaagtcattgggtgtatttaaggcagagattgacaggttcttgattggtgaggggggttaagagtcatggggagaaggtgggagaatgaggtggagaaaaaaactcagccatgattgaatggtggaactgactcgatgggctgaatgacctcattctgctccaatatcttatggtaaGGCTCTTTGCAGCTGCAGCTATTTGCCTGTGGAAGGCATCACAGCTGAGACTCATCCCACCCAACTCAGCTCAGGTCTAACAATCAGGAGCagaggagaggctgggcttgttttccctggaccacgggtgaccttatggaggtttataaactcaAGAGGGGCAATGGTAATGTagatgggcacagtctttttcccagggtaggggaggctaaaactagggcattggtttaaggtgataggagaaagatttgaagggcaagtttttcacacagtgggtggtgggtatatggaacgagctgccaaaggaagctgtagaagtgggtacaattacaatgtttaaaagacttttggacaagtACGGATGTACTTggatgggtaggaaaggttgagagggatgtggaccaaacacaggcaaatgggactagcttaggttgaCAATGTGGTTGGCGTGTAcaagcaacacacagaatgctggaggaactcatcaggtcaggcagcatctatggagggaaatgaacagtcgacattttgggccaagacccttcatcaggactggaaaggaagagggcagaagcaggttgggggagggggagggggagggacacaggctggcaggtgacaggtgaagtCCTgcaactggccgctgtaaattgtagATTGACGGTGAAAAGAAAGAGAAGTTGATgagcgtgtgagagagagaacaagatgCAGGGATAcggagaaataaggagagggggaatgggactgatggctggcatggacctgatggaccaaatggcctccttctgtgttgttataaaATAGAAAGATAAATGGAAGACTGTTTATtatgaaactatgccctctagttctaaattctcccatgAGGAGAATCATCCATCCTCAGAATCTTGCActgcaataagatcacctctcattcttagaAAGTCCGGTGAGTATGGGCCTGATCTGCTCAacatttcctcatgagacaacctcCTCTTCCCGGCAATCACtgcagtaaacctcctctgaagtGCCTCCATTGCAAGCACATCCCtcttaaacaaggagaccaaatctacagaaggtgctgcagctagggtctcaccagcaccctgcacTGTGAACAAAACGTTACTCTACCCTCGTTCCAAAACCTagcacaaaacaaaatctttgcacttaaggaaaacaaattattttcattttctatgaATATTTCCCCTTATAATAAgtattgggggtgggtgggttggagAAAGGGGTGTCTGATTGCCAACAGAAGATCATCTGATTGGGTAAGGAAGCATCTCCGTGTGTTCTGATTGGCTTCTGAAATGGATGCTGTGCTCCAGAGGTTGAGGCGTTTGGGTGGAGGAGAAGGTTCGTGTGATGTAGCCTCCAAGAGCTgtataggacgttggtgagactgcacctggagtattgtacgcagttctggtcaccacactataggaaggatgtgattaagctggatgtgattggtcaattggtttattgattcatgcagcaaaggttcacaaggatgttgccaggactggagggcttgagttataaggagggactagataggttgggactgttttccctgcactgtaggaggctgaggggtgaccttatagagatttataaaatcaggaggggcacagataaggtggatgatcacagtcttttccccagagtagggaagcctaaaactagagggcagaggtttaaggtgagaggggaatgacttaagagggacctgaggggcaattttccacacagaaggtggtgggtacgtggaacgagctgccagaggaagtggtagaggcgggtacaattacaacgtttgaaAGatatttcgacaggtacatggatagcaacacacacaaaatgctgtaggaactcagcgggtcaggcagcatccatggagggaaataaacggtcgatgtttcgggtcgagctCCTTGATCAGgactcagattccagcatctgcagaatctcttgtgtctcaggtacatggataggaaaggtttagagggatatgggccaaatgcgggcaaatgggactagttcagggaGACACCTTGgacgacatggacgagttgggccaaaggacctgtttctgtgttgtataactcgtGAGTCTATGACTCGATGAACATGTCCGCCCAATGCGGGCAGCGTTGAACCTGTGACCACCCTTTGTGGTGATGCTCAGTATTGAGCTTGAGAAAGAATTCCCACCAACAACTCTAAATACGTTGACTCTAAACAACATTGAAAGCAGAACAGTGGGTGTTTAACATACAAACTAGGGGTAGTGGGTCATTCgcactgccatttaataagatcttggctaATTTGATTGTCAGCACACTCCCGCCCAGCCCCACTCACCTCCTTGTCAAGAATCTATCGAACTTtgccttaacaatattcaaagatCTATCTTCCTCCACCAGACTCCCCTGTGGATATTGggtcattgagtttattcaaggCTCAGGGAGAGAGATCTTTGAACTGTCAGAGAATGAAGAAAGACAGAAGAGCGGAGTTTGAACCTGCAGTTAGGATGGCcacggtcttattgaatggtgggctgaatggtcttctcctgctcctattcttacAGAGGTGGGTCAGGTGTGGAGGTAAGG
It encodes:
- the LOC127586629 gene encoding P2Y purinoceptor 3-like — protein: MYENVTSPLVDNGSSQDLHHSASNSCNNDESYKYVFLPVCYTYTCILSLALNSIILCSILKRRKEWNCSLIYMFNLALTDFMYGLSLPFLIASYIMHDVWVFGDFTCRLVRFLFYFNLYCSIFFLTCISFHRYLGICHPMKTITMETKKTARVVCVLVWLVVLALTSPIFHFAKTADSNNATNCWDDALDTEYPHYVPYGIILHSVGFFLPFSIIAWCYSRVIKTIFKTINNEEFKSAVPGLEKRRKSIKTILTITLLFALCFLPFHVTKTIFLINKAVPDVACSTKRVVTICYKVTRPLASFNAWLNALLYFLTKDKWPQNCLKPKKNDDSKSSWNIFKPFNHLTSPA